The genomic DNA TCCAGGTCCGGCTGAGCGCTGCTTTTGGCATCGCTTTCCAGCTCGATTTTCGGTTTGACGAAGTCGTAATCGCGCCGTGTGGTACGGCTGGTGCGCGTAGCCAGACGCAGGCCGAAACGCTTGACCACCGGTTTTTCCGCGACCAGCCCGGAGTCTTGCTGATAGGCCACAGGCGCGAGTTTCGGGAACACCGTCTGGTCATCACCGAAGGTCAGTTTGTGGCCGCTGGCGGTGTGCTGAAAGTGGTAGTGAATACCTTCTTCCTCGCACAGGCGCTGGATGAAATCGAGATCCGATTCGTCGTACTGCACGCAGTAGATGCGCTCTGGGTAAATCGCGCTCAGCTGGAAGTGGTAATCGCTGGCGAGGATGCCGTGCTCTTCCAACACCTTGCTGATGATCTGCTGCACGGTCATCTGCTGGAAGATGCGCTGGTTCACGCGATGCGCGAGGTACGCCAGTTGCGGACGCAGGGAGATTTTGTAGCGCGTCAGACGCTTGCCCGACTCGCCCTGGGCGATGCTGTAGATCAGCCCGTGAATGCCGCTACCGCTCGGCGACAGCTGCAGAAACGCCAGTTTGTGCAGCACGCTTTCGAGGTTGATCGAGGCCTTTTCGCTGACCAGTTCCAGCTCGAACTCGAAGGGGGTATTGAGTGACTCCCGGCCGGTAAACGACAAGACCTGGAAATCGTTTTCCACGCCATCGACGGTCAGGTTGAAATGAGGCTGATTGGCCGGTGAGAACATCCCTTGTTCCTCGCGCAATGCTGCGACGCGCAACAGTCCGTTGAAGGGCTATTGGCGAAAAATTCTTTAAGTAGTGAGTGTGCCTCGACCGGCGAAACCGGCCGAGGCAGTAAAACCATCAGCCGCGATTAAACGACTGGAGCACGCCAGTCATCGGAACCCGAAGTACCGGATACTTCGTGAGTCCAGGTGATTTTTCGGTAGGTGAACTGCACTTCTTCAAGGTGGGTGAAGTGCGAGTTGCCTGGATCCTGGCAGTTGTGCATTTTGTTGTTGATGGCGACGATGATCGCGTCTTCCAGCTTGGTGGTGTAGTAGTGCTCTTGAGTACCTTGAGCCGAAGTACGGAACCACTGGATAACGATTTCGCTCATGCGCTCGCCGGAAGTCAGAGCGGCTTGCAGCAGAGGCGAAGCCTTGTCGTAGACCTTGGTGATCACAACTGGCTTGTGAACGCGCTGACCGGTTGGCTGACCGGATTGCGGGTCACGCGGGATGATCACGTCGTGGCTGAAAGCCTGAACCATGACCTGGTCTTCGTGGCCTTCCTGGTAGGTGTTGCCAACGGAGTCAGCGGTGAATGCGCCGGCAGTGATCAGGCCTTGTTTTTCGCCGGTAACCGACATGTACGCTGGTGTTGCCATGGGGTGCTCTCCTTGCGGATAAATTTAGGGTGCCCGGGAGGCGAAATCGCCCGATGGGTGGCCGACTGCCATCAATGACCGTGCCAGGTTTTTCGAAGTGCCCGGGAACCGGGGCCTAAAACGGCATGGATCGTCACTCAGCTCGTTTTTCACCGAGATAAAGGGAGGAAAGTG from Pseudomonas baetica includes the following:
- a CDS encoding Hcp family type VI secretion system effector yields the protein MATPAYMSVTGEKQGLITAGAFTADSVGNTYQEGHEDQVMVQAFSHDVIIPRDPQSGQPTGQRVHKPVVITKVYDKASPLLQAALTSGERMSEIVIQWFRTSAQGTQEHYYTTKLEDAIIVAINNKMHNCQDPGNSHFTHLEEVQFTYRKITWTHEVSGTSGSDDWRAPVV